Proteins found in one Rhodobacter capsulatus SB 1003 genomic segment:
- a CDS encoding magnesium chelatase subunit D, which yields MDHERLKSALAVLTVDPAAVGGLWLRSRAGPIRLAFTDTLAKLPFPMALRRLPPNVDDGALYGGLDVAETLHSGKPVLKGGLLDRPSVFILPMAERCTAKLGARLAQALDLRQHALIALDEAAEPDEALPHAVADRLGLFVDLSEVRSIDGPGLLPETAQIERARELLPQVQMPAERVSEIVEGCRQLGISSLRAPMLALTAARILTALSGRTRVEAEDVLHAAELTLAHRALPLQEAPPPPPPPPEPPEPNEGENQQDEQDQIDPLDGIPPEIVVEAVRAMLPDNILQTLNMGSRLRAASGGQGAGQEQIGNRRGRPLPSRKGKLEDDAKIDLVATLRSAAPWQGLRRRQAPAGTERVLLVESSDIHIKRRKEMSDRVLIFAVDASGSAAVARLSEAKGAVELLLGRAYAARDHVSLITFRGTAAQVLLQPSRSLTQTKRQLQGLPGGGGTPLASGMEMAMVTAKQARSRGMTPTIALLTDGRGNIALDGTANRELAGEQATKVARAIRASGMPAVIIDTAMRPNPALVDLARTMDAHYIALPRATAHKMADVLGAALEA from the coding sequence ATGGACCACGAACGCCTGAAGTCGGCCCTTGCGGTGCTGACGGTCGACCCCGCCGCGGTCGGCGGATTGTGGCTGCGCTCGCGCGCGGGTCCCATTCGGCTGGCCTTCACCGACACGCTGGCCAAGCTGCCCTTCCCGATGGCGCTGCGCCGTCTGCCGCCGAACGTGGACGATGGCGCGCTTTACGGTGGCCTTGACGTCGCCGAGACGCTGCATTCCGGCAAGCCCGTCCTGAAAGGCGGGCTGCTGGACCGGCCGAGCGTCTTCATCCTGCCGATGGCCGAACGCTGCACGGCGAAGCTGGGCGCGCGGCTGGCACAGGCGCTCGATCTGCGCCAACATGCGCTGATTGCGCTCGATGAAGCCGCCGAACCGGACGAGGCCTTGCCGCATGCGGTGGCCGACCGGCTCGGGCTTTTCGTCGATCTCTCCGAAGTGCGGTCGATCGACGGGCCGGGGCTTTTGCCCGAGACCGCGCAGATCGAACGCGCCCGCGAACTGTTGCCGCAGGTGCAGATGCCCGCCGAACGGGTGAGCGAGATTGTCGAGGGCTGTCGCCAGCTGGGCATCTCCAGCCTGCGTGCGCCGATGCTGGCGCTGACCGCGGCGCGGATCCTGACCGCGCTTTCGGGCCGCACCAGGGTCGAGGCCGAGGACGTTCTGCATGCCGCCGAACTGACGCTGGCGCATCGGGCGCTGCCGTTGCAAGAGGCGCCGCCGCCCCCTCCGCCGCCGCCGGAACCGCCAGAGCCGAACGAGGGCGAGAACCAGCAGGACGAGCAGGATCAGATCGACCCGCTCGACGGCATCCCGCCCGAGATCGTGGTCGAGGCTGTCCGCGCGATGCTGCCCGACAACATCTTGCAAACGCTGAACATGGGCAGCCGGTTGCGGGCTGCGAGTGGCGGTCAGGGCGCCGGGCAAGAGCAGATCGGCAACCGTCGCGGCCGCCCCCTGCCCTCGCGCAAGGGCAAGCTGGAGGATGACGCCAAGATCGATCTGGTGGCCACCCTGCGCTCGGCCGCGCCCTGGCAGGGGCTGCGGCGGCGTCAGGCGCCTGCGGGCACCGAACGGGTGCTGCTGGTCGAAAGCTCGGACATCCACATCAAGCGGCGCAAGGAAATGTCCGACCGCGTGCTGATCTTTGCCGTCGATGCCTCGGGCTCGGCGGCGGTGGCGCGGCTCTCGGAGGCCAAGGGCGCGGTGGAACTGCTGCTGGGCCGGGCCTATGCGGCGCGGGACCATGTGTCGCTGATCACCTTCCGCGGCACGGCGGCGCAGGTGCTGCTGCAACCGTCCCGCTCGCTGACGCAGACGAAGCGGCAGCTGCAGGGCCTTCCGGGCGGGGGCGGCACGCCGCTTGCGAGCGGGATGGAAATGGCGATGGTGACGGCGAAACAGGCGCGTTCGCGCGGCATGACGCCGACGATTGCGCTTCTGACCGATGGGCGCGGCAATATCGCGCTGGATGGCACGGCGAACCGGGAATTGGCGGGCGAACAGGCGACCAAGGTCGCCCGGGCGATCCGCGCCAGCGGCATGCCCGCGGTGATCATCGACACGGCGATGCGGCCCAATCCGGCGCTCGTTGACCTTGCCCGCACCATGGACGCCCATTACATTGCCCTGCCAAGGGCGACGGCGCACAAGATGGCCGATGTTCTGGGAGCGGCTCTGGAGGCGTAA
- the crtA gene encoding spheroidene monooxygenase has translation MPVASLSLFRFDGTSSLPWVISQMILSRRPLNDEPRVKFYKLCGSGTGEGFTPKPNWRVWAIMAAFDTEADARDVTANHPVWKRWRAHAAETLVLHLQPLSARGTWGGVNPFLPEQVAEPSPDEPVVALTRAAIKPHKANAFWSRVPKISEKVGEDQNLMFKIGIGEIPLFHQVTFSIWPDVAKMNAFARGDTPHGKAIRAAREEGWFTEELYARFRLLGTEGSWMGKDPLASKVLERETA, from the coding sequence ATGCCTGTCGCCTCACTCAGCCTGTTCCGTTTCGACGGCACAAGCTCGCTGCCCTGGGTCATCAGCCAGATGATCCTGTCCCGCCGCCCCCTGAACGACGAGCCGCGGGTGAAGTTCTACAAACTGTGCGGATCGGGCACCGGCGAGGGCTTCACGCCGAAGCCGAACTGGCGCGTCTGGGCGATCATGGCGGCTTTCGACACCGAGGCCGATGCCCGCGACGTGACCGCGAACCACCCGGTCTGGAAGCGCTGGCGGGCGCATGCGGCGGAAACGCTGGTGCTGCATCTGCAGCCGCTTTCGGCGCGCGGCACCTGGGGCGGCGTCAATCCGTTCCTGCCCGAACAGGTGGCCGAGCCAAGCCCGGACGAGCCCGTGGTGGCGCTGACCCGCGCCGCGATCAAGCCGCACAAGGCCAATGCCTTCTGGTCGCGCGTGCCGAAGATTTCCGAGAAAGTCGGCGAGGATCAGAACCTGATGTTCAAGATCGGGATCGGGGAAATTCCCCTTTTCCATCAAGTGACTTTCTCGATCTGGCCGGATGTGGCAAAGATGAACGCCTTCGCCCGCGGCGACACGCCGCATGGCAAGGCCATCCGTGCTGCGCGTGAAGAAGGTTGGTTCACCGAAGAACTCTATGCCCGGTTCCGTTTGCTTGGGACCGAGGGAAGCTGGATGGGCAAGGACCCGCTCGCCAGCAAAGTCTTGGAAAGGGAAACTGCATGA
- the bchI gene encoding magnesium chelatase ATPase subunit I: MTTAVARLQPSASGAKTRPVFPFSAIVGQEDMKLALLLTAVDPGIGGVLVFGDRGTGKSTAVRALAALLPEIEAVEGCPVSSPNVEMIPDWATVLSTNVIRKPTPVVDLPLGVSEDRVVGALDIERAISKGEKAFEPGLLARANRGYLYIDECNLLEDHIVDLLLDVAQSGENVVERDGLSIRHPARFVLVGSGNPEEGDLRPQLLDRFGLSVEVLSPRDVETRVEVIRRRDTYDADPKAFLEEWRPKDMDIRNQILEARERLPKVEAPNTALYDCAALCIALGSDGLRGELTLLRSARALAALEGATAVGRDHLKRVATMALSHRLRRDPLDEAGSTARVARTVEETLP; the protein is encoded by the coding sequence ATGACTACCGCCGTCGCTCGACTTCAACCCTCTGCTTCGGGCGCGAAGACGAGACCCGTCTTTCCCTTTTCTGCCATCGTCGGTCAGGAAGACATGAAACTGGCGCTGCTGTTGACCGCGGTCGATCCCGGCATCGGCGGCGTTCTGGTCTTTGGTGACCGCGGCACCGGCAAATCGACCGCGGTGCGGGCGCTGGCGGCGCTTTTGCCCGAAATCGAGGCGGTCGAGGGCTGCCCGGTGTCCTCGCCCAATGTCGAGATGATCCCCGATTGGGCGACCGTGCTTTCGACCAACGTGATCCGCAAGCCGACCCCGGTCGTCGATCTGCCGCTCGGCGTGTCGGAAGACCGCGTGGTGGGGGCGCTGGATATCGAGCGCGCGATCTCGAAAGGGGAAAAGGCGTTTGAACCGGGCCTTCTGGCCCGGGCCAACCGCGGTTACCTTTACATCGACGAATGCAACCTGCTGGAAGATCACATCGTCGATCTTCTGCTCGACGTGGCGCAATCGGGCGAGAACGTGGTGGAACGCGACGGCCTCTCGATCCGTCACCCCGCCCGTTTCGTTCTGGTCGGCTCGGGCAACCCGGAAGAGGGCGACCTGCGGCCGCAGCTTCTGGACCGTTTCGGCCTCTCGGTCGAGGTTCTGTCGCCCCGCGACGTCGAAACCCGGGTCGAGGTGATCCGTCGCCGCGACACCTATGACGCAGATCCGAAAGCCTTTCTGGAAGAATGGCGGCCCAAGGACATGGACATCCGCAACCAGATTCTGGAAGCGCGTGAACGTCTGCCGAAGGTCGAGGCGCCGAACACCGCGCTTTATGACTGCGCCGCGCTTTGCATCGCGCTGGGGTCCGACGGTCTGCGGGGCGAGCTGACGCTTCTGCGATCGGCCCGTGCCCTTGCGGCGCTGGAAGGGGCAACCGCGGTCGGTCGCGATCACCTGAAGCGGGTGGCAACGATGGCGCTGTCGCACCGTCTGCGCCGCGATCCCCTTGATGAAGCCGGCTCGACGGCCCGCGTGGCCCGGACGGTCGAAGAAACGTTGCCGTAA
- a CDS encoding phytoene desaturase, with amino-acid sequence MSKNTEGMGRAVVIGAGLGGLAAAMRLGAKGYKVTVVDRLDRPGGRGSSITKGGHRFDLGPTIVTVPDRLRELWADCGRDFDKDVSLVPMEPFYTIDFPDGEKYTAYGDDAKVKAEVARISPGDVEGFRHFMWDAKARYEFGYENLGRKPMSKLWDLIKVLPTFGWLRADRSVYGHAKKMVKDDHLRFALSFHPLFIGGDPFHVTSMYILVSQLEKKFGVHYAIGGVQAIADAMAKVITDQGGEMRLNTEVDEILVSRDGKATGIRLMDGTELPAQVVVSNADAGHTYKRLLRNRDRWRWTDEKLDKKRWSMGLFVWYFGTKGTAKMWKDVGHHTVVVGPRYKEHVQDIFIKGELAEDMSLYVHRPSVTDPTAAPKGDDTFYVLSPVPNLGFDNGVDWSVEAEKYKAKVLKVIEERLLPGVAEKITEEVVFTPETFRDRYLSPLGAGFSLEPRILQSAWFRPHNASEEVDGLYLVGAGTHPGAGVPSVIGSGELVAQMIPDAPKPETPAAAAPKARTPRAKAAQ; translated from the coding sequence ATGTCCAAGAACACAGAAGGTATGGGTCGCGCCGTTGTCATCGGTGCCGGCCTTGGCGGTCTTGCTGCAGCGATGCGGCTGGGCGCAAAAGGTTACAAGGTGACGGTCGTCGATCGTCTGGATCGGCCCGGCGGGCGTGGCTCTTCGATCACCAAGGGCGGGCATCGATTCGACCTTGGGCCGACGATCGTGACGGTGCCCGACCGGCTGCGCGAGCTTTGGGCCGATTGCGGGCGCGATTTCGACAAGGACGTGAGCCTTGTGCCGATGGAGCCCTTCTACACCATCGATTTCCCCGATGGCGAGAAATACACCGCTTACGGCGATGACGCCAAGGTCAAGGCCGAGGTGGCGCGGATCAGCCCCGGCGATGTCGAGGGCTTCCGCCATTTCATGTGGGACGCCAAGGCCCGTTATGAATTCGGCTATGAAAACCTCGGCCGCAAGCCGATGAGCAAGCTGTGGGACCTGATCAAGGTTCTGCCGACTTTCGGCTGGCTGCGCGCCGACCGCTCGGTCTATGGCCATGCCAAGAAGATGGTGAAGGACGACCACCTGCGCTTCGCGCTGTCGTTCCATCCGCTTTTCATCGGCGGCGACCCCTTCCATGTGACGTCGATGTATATCCTCGTCAGCCAGCTCGAAAAGAAATTCGGCGTGCATTACGCGATCGGCGGCGTGCAGGCGATTGCCGATGCGATGGCCAAGGTGATCACCGATCAGGGCGGCGAGATGCGCCTGAACACCGAGGTCGACGAGATCCTGGTCTCGCGTGACGGCAAGGCCACGGGCATCCGGCTGATGGACGGCACCGAGCTTCCGGCGCAGGTTGTCGTCTCGAACGCCGATGCGGGCCACACCTACAAGCGTCTCTTGCGCAACCGCGACCGCTGGCGCTGGACCGACGAGAAGCTCGACAAGAAGCGCTGGTCGATGGGGCTTTTCGTCTGGTATTTCGGCACCAAGGGTACGGCCAAGATGTGGAAGGATGTGGGTCACCACACCGTCGTCGTCGGGCCGCGCTACAAGGAACATGTGCAGGACATCTTCATCAAGGGCGAGCTGGCCGAGGACATGAGCCTTTATGTCCACCGTCCCTCGGTCACTGATCCGACCGCGGCGCCGAAAGGCGACGACACCTTCTACGTGCTTTCGCCGGTGCCGAACCTCGGCTTCGACAATGGCGTGGACTGGTCGGTCGAGGCCGAGAAATACAAGGCCAAGGTGCTGAAAGTGATCGAGGAACGGCTGCTTCCGGGGGTTGCCGAAAAGATCACCGAGGAAGTGGTCTTCACGCCGGAAACCTTCCGCGACCGTTATCTCTCGCCGCTGGGCGCGGGCTTCTCGCTGGAACCGCGGATCCTGCAATCGGCCTGGTTCCGCCCGCATAACGCCTCGGAAGAGGTGGACGGGCTTTATCTGGTCGGCGCGGGCACCCATCCGGGCGCCGGTGTGCCCTCGGTGATCGGCTCGGGCGAGCTTGTCGCGCAGATGATCCCGGATGCGCCGAAGCCCGAGACCCCCGCGGCGGCTGCGCCCAAGGCCCGGACGCCCCGGGCCAAGGCGGCGCAATGA